TGGAGCACATCACCGGTGACGTGGTCCTGCGCGAGTCGATGTTCGATCCCGTGGCCGACCTCCCCGTACGCCGGATCGTGGAGATCACCATCGGCGAGAAGACCACCGACCAGAAGGGCCGCGTCGTCGAGCGGGTCAGCGCCCAGGCCCTCCTCCCGTACATCCATCAGCGCTACGACGACCCGATGCAGATCCTCGACGCGCCCCCGGAGGGATCGTCAGGGGGGAGGGGCTGATGCGGCTCGAACCGGGACAGGTGGCCGTCGTCACCGGCGCCGCGAGCGGCATCGGCCTCGCCATGGCCCGCCGCTTCGCCGCCGAGGGGCTGAAGGTCGTCCTCGCCGACGTGGAGGAGGGCGCCCTGCGCAAGGCCGCCGACGAGCTGACCGCCGACGGCGCCCAGGTGCTCGCCCGGCTCGTCGACGTCAGCGACCGCGACTCCGTGATCGCGCTGGCCGACGCCGCGTACGACGCCTTCGGCGCCGTGCACGCGCTCTGCAACAACGCGGGCGTCGGCTCCGGCGCCGAGGGCCGGATGTGGGAGCACGAGCCCAACGACTGGAAATGGGCCTTCTCCGTCAACGTGTGGGGCGTCTTCCACGGCATCCAGGCCTTCGTCCCCCGCATGATCGCGGCCGGCGGACCCGGCCACGTCGTCAACACCTCCTCCGGCGACGGCGGCATCGCCCCGCTGCCCACCGCCTCCGTCTACGCCGTCACCAAGGCGGCCGTGGTCACCATGACCGAGTCCCTGTACGCGCACCTCAAGGCGGAGGGCGCGGCCGTCGGCGCCTCCGTCCTCTTCCCCGGCCCGCACATGCTGCGCACCGGACTGTGGGAGTCGCACCGCAACCGGCCGGAGCGGTACGCGAAGGAGCGGCCGCGCAAGTCGCCCTACCGCAGCCTCGACCAGTACGAGGCAGCGATGAAGAAGGCCGGCCACGAGGTGAACTTCACCCCGGTCGAGGAGGTCGCCGAGCACGTCGTCGACGGCATCCGCGCCGACCGCTTCTGGATGCTCCCGGCGAGCGAGCACAGCGACCGGCAGATCCGCGCCCGGTCGCAGTCGATGCTCGACCGCGCCAATCCCGCCTATCTGGAGAGCTTCATCCTCGACTGAGGAGCGTTTGCAGTGAGTGAGACCGTGAGCGACAGCAGTGCGTACGAAGACCCGTACCTGATCATCTCCTCCGACTGCCACGCGGGCCTGCCGACCGAGCACTACCGCCCGTACCTCGACTCCCGTTTCCACCCCCGGTTCGACGAGTTCCTCGGCCAGCAGGGCGCCCGCCGCGCCGAGGCCACGCGCCTCGGCGTCCGCAACGAGGCCTTCGCCGAGAAGTGGTTCCACGACCACGAGGAGGGCCTCAGGGGCGGCTGGGACACGGCGCAGCGCCTGAAGGAGCTCGACGGCGACGGGGTGGCCGCCGAGGTCGTCTTCCCCGACGCCGACGCCGTGGACAGCCAGACCGCCGCGCCCTTCGGGGTGGGCCTCGGGCTCTCCGGAGACCAGGACCCCGAGCTCGGCATGGCGGGCGCCCAGGCGCACAACCGCTGGCTGGCGGAGTTCGTCTCCGAGACCCCCGAGCGGCACTGCGGGGTCGCCCTGCTGCCCATCACGGGCGAGCCGTCGAAGGTCGTCGCCGAGATCCACCGGGCCAAGGAGTCCGGGCTCGGCGCGCTGATGATCCCCGCGATGTGGGTGGACAAGGCCCCCTACCACGACCGCCGCTACGACCCGGTCTGGGCGGCCGCGGCCGAGACGCAGATGCCGATCGTCACCCACTCCGGGTCCTCGCCCCGCCACGAGTACGGCGACCACCTGGGCATCTTCGTCTCCGAGGTCACCTGGTGGCCGGCCCGCCCGCTGTGGTTCCTGCTCTGGTCCGGGGTCTTCGAGCGGCACCCGGGCCTGAAGTTCGGCGTCGCCGAATCGGGCTGCTGGTGGCTGCCGAACCAGCTGTGGTTCATGGACCGGCTGTACCTCGGCGCGCACGGCGGCAAGAAGCTGTCGCCGTTCGAGGAGCTCAAGCGCCCGCCGAGCGAGTACCTGGACCGCCAGGTGTTCATCTGCGCGACGAACACCAAGCGGCGCGAGCTCGCGCAGCGCTACGAGATCGGCGTGGACAACATCCTGTGGGGCTCGGACTTCCCGCACCCCGAGGGCACCTGGCCCAGCACCCGGACCTGGCTGAAGAACACCTTCCACGACATCCCGGTCGGCGAGACCCGCCGGATGCTGGGCCTGGCGGCGGCGGACGTCTTCGGCTTCGACACGGGGAAGCTGGCCCCGGTCGCCCGCCGGATCGGCCCCACCCCGGCAGAGCTGGGCCAGCCGGCCGACCAGGCTTCCGTGGAGGCCTCGTGGGCCCGCTCGCGGGAGACGGGCCGCCACTGGCTGACGGGCCACGACTTCCCCGTCCTGGGGGTGTCCTGATGGCGGAGCGCTACACGGTCATCTCGGCGGACTGCCACGCGGGCGCGGACCTGCTGGACTACAAGCCGTACCTGGAGAAGCGGTACCACGAGGAGTTCGACGCCTGGGCCGCCACGTACGTGAACCCGTACGAGGACCTCCTCGCGGACACCGCGGACCGCAACTGGAACTCCGCGCGCCGGCTGTCCGAGCTCGAGGCGGACGGCATCGTGGCCGAGGTCCTCTTCCCCAACACCATCCCGCCGTTCTTCCCCAAGGCCTCGCTGATGGCCCAGCCTCCGACGGCCGCGGAGTACACGATGCGCTGGGCGGGGCTCCAGGCGCACAACCGCTGGCTGGCGGAGTTCTGCGCGGACGCACCGGGCCGGCGGGCGGGCGTGGTCCAGATCCTGCTGAACGACGTGGACGCGGCGGTGAAGGAGATCCGCCGCACGCGGGAGGCAGGCCTGACGGGCGGCATCCTGCTGCCCGGCGTCCCGCCCGGCTCGTCGGTCCCCGAGCTGTACTCGGCCGTGTACGACCCGATCTGGGCGGTGTGCGACGAGCTGGACGTCCCGGTCAACCACCACGGCGGCTCGGCGTCCCCGCCGCTCGGCGACGAGCCGGCCGCCCGGGCCGTCTTCATGGTGGAGACGACCTGGTTCTCGCACCGCGCCCTGTGGCACCTCGTCTTCGGCGGGGCCTTCCGCCGCCACCCCGGCCTGAAGCTGGTCCTGACGGAGCAGGGCTCCGGCTGGATCCCGGGGGTCGTGGAGATGCTGGACTACTACCACGGCCGCCTGGTCGCGGCGTCGGCCACGGCGGAGGCCAAGTTCGGGGCGGGCCTGGCGGAGTCCATGGGGAAGGGCCCGAGCGAGGTCTGGCGGGACAACTGCTTCGTGGGGGCGAGCTTCATGCGCCCCCACGAGGTACCGCTGCGGGAGCGGATCGGCCTCGACAAGATCATGTGGGGCAGCGACTACCCCCACGACGAGGGCACCACCCCGTTCTCCCGCGAGGGCCTGCGCATCGCGTACGCAGGCCTCCCGCAGGAGGAGGTCGCCGCGATGGTCGGCGGCAACGCGGCCCGCGTGTACGGCTTCGACCTGCCCCTGCTGGACGCGTTGGCCGCCAAGCACGGCCCCCTCGTCTCGGAGATCGCCGAGCCGCTGACCCGGATCCCCCCCGAGGCCACGAGCCCGGCCTTCGCCAAGGGGGGCTCGGTCCGCGTCTGGTGAATCCGGTGACCGGCTCCCGCCGGGCGGCTCAGTACTTGTACACGAGCCGCTCCGGCGGGATGCTCTCGGTGCCGACCACGCTGGTGCGCCGGTCCACCTCGACGACCAGCCCGTCCACCTCCGCCAACGGCGAGAGGTCCACCGTCCCGAGGCATTCGCGCAAGGCGAGCAGCCGCAGCCCGGGCAGCTCGGTCAGCGGCTCCAGCGTCCCCTCGAACGCGCATCTGATCAGCACGAGTTCGGTCAGCTGCCGGTACGGCACGAGAGCCGCGACCGACACGGGTGCGGCGTGCCGGATCTGCAGGGAGCCGAGCCCCGGCAGCGGGAGCGAGCGGACCAGCTGCCGGTACTGCAGGCCGCCCGCGATCGTCAGGTCCCTCACCCCGGGCCACCGCTCGATCCCGTCGAGGGTCATCCTGCGGACTCCCTGCCACAGGGCCAGGGACGTCAGCCCCTCGGCCGCCGGGACGTCCCCGATCCACCGCTGTGCCGGCTCGAACCCGATGACCAGGGACTTGAGCCCGTCGACCGCCGCCAGCGGGGCCAGCGAGAGACCCTCCCGGAGGTAGCCGAAGGCGAGGCTGTCCGCCGCCAGCTCGGCGACCGCCCCGATGTCCGTGACCTCCGGGCAGTCCAGCACGCCGAGGTGGCGCAGCGTCGGATGCCCGGCCAGCGGTGCGAGATCGGTCAGGGCCGGATTGCGGTGGATGACCAGCCACTCCAGGTCCCGCCGCCCGGAGATCTCCGTCGGGACGGCGCCGTTCCAGGTGAGGTGGACCCGCTGTATGTGGGGCATCCGGCCGAGCACGGCCAGCTGCTCCTGTGTGCGGACGTGCAGGTGCCCGACGCGCACGGGGGCGTCGGCCAGGACCGCGTCCGCGAACGTATCGGTGGGGAATCGCCCCCAGGAGTCGGACAGTTCATGGACCACGTCGTAGCGGTCGTCCCTCCGGAAGCCGGCGATGACCTGGAGCGCCCGCTCCCCGCCGACCAGCGCGGCCGTACGGATGACGGCGGCCGCCTGCTGCTCGTCCAGGCCCGTCGGGCCGGGCAGGAGCTCCAGGACCAGCTCGCCCGCCTTGGCCAGCTCCTCGGCCTGTCCCACCGAGTGCGGCGGCAGCAAGTGCGCCGTACGCGCCTCCACCTCGTGCCACACCTCGGGGTCCAGTTCCGGGGCGTGTTCGAGGCAGGCCGCAGCCAGCAGCACCAGCCGGCTGTTGTCCCGCTTGACCTTGTCGGCCCGCCGCAGCAGCTGCCGGAGCATGCGGGCGCGCTCGTCGGGGCGGGCGTGCCCCACCGCCATGCGGACCACGTCCTCCCACGCGTCCTCGTGGGCGTTGGCCACCAGTACGCCGAAGTCCCGTGCCTCCACGGCCGCCTTGGCTCCCAGGTAGTCCTGGAAGGTGCGGTGCACGAAGTGGACCGATCCGGGTACCGGCTCCCGCAGCAGCCCGCTGCGGATCAGCAGGTGCCGGAACACCTGCTCGGCGCCGGCCTGCGCCCGTACCTGGGGCATGGCGCCGAGCCACTCGCCCACCATCTCCTCGGCCTCCGTGCAGGACGCCTCCACCTGGCCGTTGCGGATGAGCCAGTACGCGAGCCGCTGGAGCAGCAGGGTCTGCTCGTCCCGGCTGAGGTACACGCCCTCGACACCGGAGATGTCCCGCTCGGTGTCCCGGCGTACGAGGAGCATGTCCAGGGCGGCGTCGTACAGCTCCTTGCGCGCCCTCGGCAGGTGCATGTGGCGGTCCCGGTTCAGGGCGCACAGCAGGGCGCACATGAGGGGGTTCGAGGCCAGCCACCCGAGGTCCCGGCGGGAACCGACGGACCGGATCAGCGACTTCTCGTACCGGTCGAGGCTCTCCCGCTCCTCCTCGGAGCCGCACTCGGCCCGGGCGGAGTCGTGCCAGTGCGTGATGAACGCGCTGACGTCGGCGCGCTCCATCGGCAGCAGGGACAGGAGGGAGAAGCCCTGCCCGGTCAGCCAGTCCTCCGGGACCGCCGACGGGCGGGTGGTCACCACGTAGCGGGCCCGGGGATAGGCCGCGAACAGGGATCTGAGCCACTCCTCCGTGCGGCTGCGGAGCTTGGACGGCACCTCGTCGACGCCGTCGACCAGGACCAGTGCCCGTCCTTGGGACAGCAGGTTCTCGACCCATCCGTCCGGGGCCCGCAGCGGCACCCCCGAGGCGCGCAGCCAGTTCTCCGGCATCGGCAGGCCCTCGGGCGAGTTGAACGAACGCAGCCGCAGGACGAAGGGGACGAGCGTGTTCCAGTGGCGCAGGCCGGGCTGGAAGCTCCGTCTCGCCGCATTCAGGGCCAGCCACTGCACCAGGGTGCTCTTGCCCGAGCCCGCCGGGCCGCGCAGCAGTACGCGCTCGGAAGTGCCGAGCGCCAGCTCGGTCTTCATCGCCGAGTGGCGGCCCGGCTCCTCCAGCAGCTGCTCGCCCGTCACCGCCAGGCTGATGTAGGCCAGGTCCAGCGGCCACTCCTGGCGAGCGCGGCTGAGGGTCAGGCCGAACAGCTGGAGGCGGCTGTGGGTTTCGGCGACGTAGCGCGCGTACTGCTCCTCGAAGGCGTGGGCGGCTCCGTCCGAGCGCTCGCCCAAGCGGTCCACCGCGCGCGCCAGTTCGCCCGTCCGGCGGACCAGTTCCACATCCGCCCGGGCCCCGAAGCCCGGCAGGGTCGTCATGTACTCCACCGCGTGCACGCAGCACAGCCGGACCAGGTCGCGGTAGACGGCCTCGGCCGGCCGGCTCAGGCCCGCACCGGAGGGTGGCGGCAGCGCCGCCGCCAGTGCCTGCGGGTCCAGGTCCGCCGCGAAGAGGGACTCCGCGTTCAGCGGGCCCAGCGCCGCGAAGGCGTCGCCCACCGCGTCGAGCGCCGCCAGGCGCTCGTGTTCCGGGAGGCCGCGCGTGGCCTCGCCCAGCCTGGTCGCCAGGGTCTCGGCGAGGCGGCGCACCTCCGCCGCCCCCAGCTCCGCCGGCCGGCGCCACCGCGGGGCCGGATCGGCCGGATCCACCGCCAGCCCCGCCCCCGGCAGCCGGCTCAGCAGGGACTTCACCAGCGCCCCCGCCGCCGTACCCGCCACCCGTAAGAGAACCGTCTCGAAGCCCGTCATCCCCTGCCCTCCCCTTGGCTTGGACATCATCGCGTGAACCGGCGGTAACCCCGATGGATACCGATCGGTAACAACCCCTAGCGGAGCCCCCGAACCCGCTCTATGGTGCGGGCATGCCGAACCTGCCCGATGTCGTGCTGTGGTCCATACCCGCCTTTGTGCTGCTCACCGTCATCGAGGTGGTGAGCTACCGGCTCCATCCCGACGAGGATGCCGCCGGCTACGACACCAAGGACGCGGCCACGAGCGTCGCCATGGGGCTCGGCAG
The Streptomyces sp. NBC_01296 DNA segment above includes these coding regions:
- a CDS encoding amidohydrolase family protein; the encoded protein is MSETVSDSSAYEDPYLIISSDCHAGLPTEHYRPYLDSRFHPRFDEFLGQQGARRAEATRLGVRNEAFAEKWFHDHEEGLRGGWDTAQRLKELDGDGVAAEVVFPDADAVDSQTAAPFGVGLGLSGDQDPELGMAGAQAHNRWLAEFVSETPERHCGVALLPITGEPSKVVAEIHRAKESGLGALMIPAMWVDKAPYHDRRYDPVWAAAAETQMPIVTHSGSSPRHEYGDHLGIFVSEVTWWPARPLWFLLWSGVFERHPGLKFGVAESGCWWLPNQLWFMDRLYLGAHGGKKLSPFEELKRPPSEYLDRQVFICATNTKRRELAQRYEIGVDNILWGSDFPHPEGTWPSTRTWLKNTFHDIPVGETRRMLGLAAADVFGFDTGKLAPVARRIGPTPAELGQPADQASVEASWARSRETGRHWLTGHDFPVLGVS
- a CDS encoding amidohydrolase family protein; the encoded protein is MAERYTVISADCHAGADLLDYKPYLEKRYHEEFDAWAATYVNPYEDLLADTADRNWNSARRLSELEADGIVAEVLFPNTIPPFFPKASLMAQPPTAAEYTMRWAGLQAHNRWLAEFCADAPGRRAGVVQILLNDVDAAVKEIRRTREAGLTGGILLPGVPPGSSVPELYSAVYDPIWAVCDELDVPVNHHGGSASPPLGDEPAARAVFMVETTWFSHRALWHLVFGGAFRRHPGLKLVLTEQGSGWIPGVVEMLDYYHGRLVAASATAEAKFGAGLAESMGKGPSEVWRDNCFVGASFMRPHEVPLRERIGLDKIMWGSDYPHDEGTTPFSREGLRIAYAGLPQEEVAAMVGGNAARVYGFDLPLLDALAAKHGPLVSEIAEPLTRIPPEATSPAFAKGGSVRVW
- a CDS encoding NACHT domain-containing protein, coding for MTGFETVLLRVAGTAAGALVKSLLSRLPGAGLAVDPADPAPRWRRPAELGAAEVRRLAETLATRLGEATRGLPEHERLAALDAVGDAFAALGPLNAESLFAADLDPQALAAALPPPSGAGLSRPAEAVYRDLVRLCCVHAVEYMTTLPGFGARADVELVRRTGELARAVDRLGERSDGAAHAFEEQYARYVAETHSRLQLFGLTLSRARQEWPLDLAYISLAVTGEQLLEEPGRHSAMKTELALGTSERVLLRGPAGSGKSTLVQWLALNAARRSFQPGLRHWNTLVPFVLRLRSFNSPEGLPMPENWLRASGVPLRAPDGWVENLLSQGRALVLVDGVDEVPSKLRSRTEEWLRSLFAAYPRARYVVTTRPSAVPEDWLTGQGFSLLSLLPMERADVSAFITHWHDSARAECGSEEERESLDRYEKSLIRSVGSRRDLGWLASNPLMCALLCALNRDRHMHLPRARKELYDAALDMLLVRRDTERDISGVEGVYLSRDEQTLLLQRLAYWLIRNGQVEASCTEAEEMVGEWLGAMPQVRAQAGAEQVFRHLLIRSGLLREPVPGSVHFVHRTFQDYLGAKAAVEARDFGVLVANAHEDAWEDVVRMAVGHARPDERARMLRQLLRRADKVKRDNSRLVLLAAACLEHAPELDPEVWHEVEARTAHLLPPHSVGQAEELAKAGELVLELLPGPTGLDEQQAAAVIRTAALVGGERALQVIAGFRRDDRYDVVHELSDSWGRFPTDTFADAVLADAPVRVGHLHVRTQEQLAVLGRMPHIQRVHLTWNGAVPTEISGRRDLEWLVIHRNPALTDLAPLAGHPTLRHLGVLDCPEVTDIGAVAELAADSLAFGYLREGLSLAPLAAVDGLKSLVIGFEPAQRWIGDVPAAEGLTSLALWQGVRRMTLDGIERWPGVRDLTIAGGLQYRQLVRSLPLPGLGSLQIRHAAPVSVAALVPYRQLTELVLIRCAFEGTLEPLTELPGLRLLALRECLGTVDLSPLAEVDGLVVEVDRRTSVVGTESIPPERLVYKY
- a CDS encoding SDR family NAD(P)-dependent oxidoreductase, whose translation is MRLEPGQVAVVTGAASGIGLAMARRFAAEGLKVVLADVEEGALRKAADELTADGAQVLARLVDVSDRDSVIALADAAYDAFGAVHALCNNAGVGSGAEGRMWEHEPNDWKWAFSVNVWGVFHGIQAFVPRMIAAGGPGHVVNTSSGDGGIAPLPTASVYAVTKAAVVTMTESLYAHLKAEGAAVGASVLFPGPHMLRTGLWESHRNRPERYAKERPRKSPYRSLDQYEAAMKKAGHEVNFTPVEEVAEHVVDGIRADRFWMLPASEHSDRQIRARSQSMLDRANPAYLESFILD